In one Anas platyrhynchos isolate ZD024472 breed Pekin duck chromosome 8, IASCAAS_PekinDuck_T2T, whole genome shotgun sequence genomic region, the following are encoded:
- the TIE1 gene encoding tyrosine-protein kinase receptor Tie-1 isoform X2, producing the protein MELRVYLLLLFPWLAGAILDITLIANVQSLSHSDFFLSCVMGERDVSYLQIERENKIVMTHPKTGFQNYRNRSNHVQARGFSMPDLVGILYCMGRTPTEQAQVVYVHNSHNAHLFPVRATQSVNIAETATFSARVLKRKETDVMWKRNGTYYQTTDRGEVRGDLFTLTLPNVSVSENGIYSATFMGDSPLWSAFYRLIVRACAAKKWGPSCEKDCPDCLNGGVCHDHVGECICPPGFTGTRCERACREGQFGRNCQETCQRAQGCRGLSFCLPDPYGCSCASGWSGSRCNQACPPGYYGPDCALACACRNGGSCNRFSGCVCPAGWHGQHCEKSDRFPQIIKLASELEFNLGSEPIISCVATGNPLPASDGVELRKADGTMLKLVKAIIEPGQITCEFQVRHLMKDDAGLWECRVSTTGGQDSRKVKVNIRVPPAPLSPPRLLAKQSRQLVVSPVDCFSGDGPIVSVKLLYKPKDDTSVWSSIVVDNSENITLMNLRPVTAYVVKVQLSRPGDGGEGSKGPEAVMVTECLEPTVKPVIEGWSIEEKNTLHVNWKLPSNHEPAHGFIVHLFDSARRLVWEKNITSISVLSARITDLEFNKEYGLEVLLYHCTSLGPPSDLYKVMINSKGPSSPRALSAESVSDTAVRLSWQVPEYPNGGITKYIVELQQVGGTSEPQWIDTDNGAETTKIVGGLNASTTYQFRVRANSHVPGEWSQPVKAKTLGDGALSVPPSLGSQSTEQSGIDQQLLLAIVGSVSVTCLTILFALLALFLIKKNFFHRRRTFTYQSGSGEETILQFNSGTLTLTRRPKPQPEPLSYPILEWEDIKFEDMIGEGNFGQVIRAMIKKDGLKMNAAIKMLKEFASENDHRDFAGELEVLCKLGHHPNIINLLGACENKGYLYIAIEYAPYGNLLDFLRKSRVLETDPAFAKEHGTASTLTSQQLLQFASDVAKGMQYLSEKQFIHRDLAARNILVGENLASKIADFGLSRGEEVYVKKTMGRLPVRWMAIESLNYSVYTTKSDVWSFGVLLWEIVSLGGTPYCGMTCAELYEKLPQGYRMEKPRNCDDEVYELMRQCWRDRPYERPPFAQISMQLIRMLEARKAYVNMALFENFTYAGIDATAEEA; encoded by the exons ATGGAACTCCGAGTTTAtcttctgcttctcttcccGTGGCTGGCAG GGGCCATCCTGGACATCACCCTGATCGCCAACGTGCAGAGCCTGTCCCACTCCGACTTCTTCCTCTCCTGCGTCATGGGCGAGCGTGACGTGAGCTACCTGCAGATCGAGCGGGAGAACAAGATCGTGATGACGCACCCCAAGACGGGCTTCCAAAACTACCGCAACCGCAGCAACCATGTCCAGGCCAGGGGCTTCTCCATGCCCGACCTGGTGGGGATCCTGTACTGCATGGGGCGCACCCCGACAGAGCAGGCCCAGGTGGTCTACGTGCACAACAGCCACAACG cCCACCTCTTCCCAGTGAGGGCCACGCAGTCCGTGAACATCGCCGAGACGGCCACCTTCTCTGCCAGGGTCCTCAAGAGGAAGGAGACAGACGTTATGTGGAAAAGAAATG GTACCTACTACCAGACCACGGACCGGGGCGAGGTGCGGGGCGACCTCTTCACCCTGACCCTTCCCAACGTCAGCGTGAGCGAAAACGGCATCTACAGCGCCACGTTCATGGGGGACAGCCCTCTGTGGAGTGCCTTCTACAGGCTGATCGTGAGAG CGTGTGCCGCAAAGAAGTGGGGACCGTCCTGCGAGAAGGACTGTCCCGACTGCCTGAACGGGGGCGTCTGCCACGACCACGTTGGTGAATGCATCTGTCCTCCCGGCTTCACGGGCACCCGCTGTGAGAGAG CCTGCCGGGAAGGCCAATTTGGCCGCAACTGCCAGGAGACGTGCCAGAGagcccagggctgcagggggctgagcTTCTGCCTGCCGGACCCCTACGGCTGCTCCTGCGCCTCGGGGTGGAGCGGCTCCCGCTGCAACCAAG CCTGTCCCCCGGGATACTACGGCCCTGACTGTGCCCTGGCATGCGCCTGCCGCAATGGGGGCAGCTGTAACCGCTTCAGTGGCTGTGTCTGCCCTGCGGGCTGGCATGGGCAGCACTGCGAGAAGTCAG ACCGCTTCCCCCAGATCATCAAACTGGCCTCGGAGCTGGAGTTCAACCTGGGCTCGGAGCCCATCATCAGCTGCGTGGCCACCGGCAACCCGCTGCCTGCGAGCGACGGTGTGGAGCTGCGCAAGGCTGACGGCACCATGCTCAAG CTGGTCAAAGCCATCATCGAGCCGGGGCAGATCACCTGCGAGTTCCAGGTGAGGCACCTGATGAAGGACGACGCGGGGCTCTGGGAGTGCAGAGTCTCTACCACCGGGGGCCAGGACAGCCGGAAAGTCAAGGTCAACATCCGAG TGCCCCCAGcgcccctgagccccccccggcTGCTGGCCAAGCAGAGCCGCCAGCTCGTGGTGTCACCTGTGGACTGCTTCTCCGGTGATGGACCCATTGTCTCCGTCAAGCTGCTCTACAAGCCCAAGGATGACACCTCGGTGTGGTCCTCTATTGTGG TTGACAACAGCGAGAACATCACCCTGATGAACCTCCGGCCGGTGACCGCCTATGTTGTCAAGGTGCAGCTGAGCCGGCCTGGGGATGGCGGGGAGGGCAGCAAAGGACCCGAGGCTGTCATGGTGACCGAGTGCCTAG AGCCCACAGTCAAGCCTGTGATTGAAGGCTGGTCCATCGAGGAGAAAAACACACTTCACGTCAACTGGAAACTGCCAAGTAACCACGAGCCAGCACACGGGTTCATCGTCCATCTCTTCGACTCTGCGAGGCGGCTGGTCTGGGAGAAAAACATCACGTCCATCTCCGTGCTCTCTGCCCGCATCACGGACCTGGAGTTCAACAAGGAGTAcgggctggaggtgctgctgtaCCACTGCACCAGCCTGGGGCCCCCCTCTGACCTCTACAAGGTCATGATCAACAGCAAAG gaCCCTCCTCCCCACGGGCACTGTCAGCAGAGTCTGTGTCCGACACGGCCGTCAGGCTGTCCTGGCAGGTCCCCGAGTACCCCAACGGGGGCATCACCAAGTACAttgtggagctgcagcaggtgggGGGCACCAGCGAGCCCCAGTGGATTGACACCGACAACGGCGCTGAGACCACCAAGATCGTCGGGGGCCTCAACGCCAGCACCACCTACCAGTTTCGTGTCCGGGCCAACTCCCACGTCCCAGGGGAGTGGAGCCAGCCTGTGAAAGCCAAGACCCTGGGGGATG GAGCACTGAGCGTGCCgcccagcctgggcagccaGAGCACCGAGCAGTCGGGAATAGACCAGCAGCTGCTCTTGGCCATCGTCGGCTCCGTGTCCGTCAcctgcctcaccatcctctttGCCCTCCTGGCGCTCTTCCTCATCAAGAAGAACTTTTTCCATCGGCGCCGCACCTTCACGTACCAGTCTGGCTCG GGCGAAGAGACCATCCTGCAGTTCAACTCGGGGACCCTGACCCTGACGCGCCGCCCCAAGCCGCAGCCCGAGCCCCTCAGCTACCCCATCCTGGAGTGGGAGGACATCAAGTTCGAGGACATGATCGGGGAGGGGAACTTCGGGCAGGTCATCAGGGCCATGATCAAGAAGGATGGCCTGAAGATGAACGCAGCCATCAAGATGCTGAAGG AGTTTGCCTCAGAGAACGACCACCGGGACTTTGCCggggagctggaggtgctgTGCAAGCTGGGCCATCACCCCAACATCATCAACTTGCTGGGGGCCTGCGAGAACAAGG GCTACCTGTACATTGCCATCGAGTATGCCCCCTACGGAAACCTCCTCGACTTCCTCCGCAAAAGCCGAGTCCTGGAGACCGACCCGGCCTTTGCCAAGGAGCACGGCACCGCGTCCACCCTcacctcccagcagctcctccagttTGCTTCAGACGTGGCCAAGGGGATGCAGTACCTGAGTGAGAAGCAG TTCATCCACAGGGACCTGGCAGCCAGGAATATCCTGGTGGGGGAAAACCTGGCCTCCAAGATCGCCGACTTTGGCCTCTCCAGAGGGGAGGAGGTCTACGTGAAGAAGACGATG GGCCGCCTGCCGGTTCGCTGGATGGCCATCGAGTCCCTGAACTACAGCGTGTACACCACCAAGAGCGACGT
- the TIE1 gene encoding tyrosine-protein kinase receptor Tie-1 isoform X1, translated as MELRVYLLLLFPWLAGAILDITLIANVQSLSHSDFFLSCVMGERDVSYLQIERENKIVMTHPKTGFQNYRNRSNHVQARGFSMPDLVGILYCMGRTPTEQAQVVYVHNSHNAHLFPVRATQSVNIAETATFSARVLKRKETDVMWKRNGTYYQTTDRGEVRGDLFTLTLPNVSVSENGIYSATFMGDSPLWSAFYRLIVRACAAKKWGPSCEKDCPDCLNGGVCHDHVGECICPPGFTGTRCERACREGQFGRNCQETCQRAQGCRGLSFCLPDPYGCSCASGWSGSRCNQACPPGYYGPDCALACACRNGGSCNRFSGCVCPAGWHGQHCEKSDRFPQIIKLASELEFNLGSEPIISCVATGNPLPASDGVELRKADGTMLKLVKAIIEPGQITCEFQVRHLMKDDAGLWECRVSTTGGQDSRKVKVNIRVPPAPLSPPRLLAKQSRQLVVSPVDCFSGDGPIVSVKLLYKPKDDTSVWSSIVVDNSENITLMNLRPVTAYVVKVQLSRPGDGGEGSKGPEAVMVTECLEPTVKPVIEGWSIEEKNTLHVNWKLPSNHEPAHGFIVHLFDSARRLVWEKNITSISVLSARITDLEFNKEYGLEVLLYHCTSLGPPSDLYKVMINSKGPSSPRALSAESVSDTAVRLSWQVPEYPNGGITKYIVELQQVGGTSEPQWIDTDNGAETTKIVGGLNASTTYQFRVRANSHVPGEWSQPVKAKTLGDGALSVPPSLGSQSTEQSGIDQQLLLAIVGSVSVTCLTILFALLALFLIKKNFFHRRRTFTYQSGSVSAACPARTVSPAPHVPARSRSRSVASSPDAARPHLHVERGEETILQFNSGTLTLTRRPKPQPEPLSYPILEWEDIKFEDMIGEGNFGQVIRAMIKKDGLKMNAAIKMLKEFASENDHRDFAGELEVLCKLGHHPNIINLLGACENKGYLYIAIEYAPYGNLLDFLRKSRVLETDPAFAKEHGTASTLTSQQLLQFASDVAKGMQYLSEKQFIHRDLAARNILVGENLASKIADFGLSRGEEVYVKKTMGRLPVRWMAIESLNYSVYTTKSDVWSFGVLLWEIVSLGGTPYCGMTCAELYEKLPQGYRMEKPRNCDDEVYELMRQCWRDRPYERPPFAQISMQLIRMLEARKAYVNMALFENFTYAGIDATAEEA; from the exons ATGGAACTCCGAGTTTAtcttctgcttctcttcccGTGGCTGGCAG GGGCCATCCTGGACATCACCCTGATCGCCAACGTGCAGAGCCTGTCCCACTCCGACTTCTTCCTCTCCTGCGTCATGGGCGAGCGTGACGTGAGCTACCTGCAGATCGAGCGGGAGAACAAGATCGTGATGACGCACCCCAAGACGGGCTTCCAAAACTACCGCAACCGCAGCAACCATGTCCAGGCCAGGGGCTTCTCCATGCCCGACCTGGTGGGGATCCTGTACTGCATGGGGCGCACCCCGACAGAGCAGGCCCAGGTGGTCTACGTGCACAACAGCCACAACG cCCACCTCTTCCCAGTGAGGGCCACGCAGTCCGTGAACATCGCCGAGACGGCCACCTTCTCTGCCAGGGTCCTCAAGAGGAAGGAGACAGACGTTATGTGGAAAAGAAATG GTACCTACTACCAGACCACGGACCGGGGCGAGGTGCGGGGCGACCTCTTCACCCTGACCCTTCCCAACGTCAGCGTGAGCGAAAACGGCATCTACAGCGCCACGTTCATGGGGGACAGCCCTCTGTGGAGTGCCTTCTACAGGCTGATCGTGAGAG CGTGTGCCGCAAAGAAGTGGGGACCGTCCTGCGAGAAGGACTGTCCCGACTGCCTGAACGGGGGCGTCTGCCACGACCACGTTGGTGAATGCATCTGTCCTCCCGGCTTCACGGGCACCCGCTGTGAGAGAG CCTGCCGGGAAGGCCAATTTGGCCGCAACTGCCAGGAGACGTGCCAGAGagcccagggctgcagggggctgagcTTCTGCCTGCCGGACCCCTACGGCTGCTCCTGCGCCTCGGGGTGGAGCGGCTCCCGCTGCAACCAAG CCTGTCCCCCGGGATACTACGGCCCTGACTGTGCCCTGGCATGCGCCTGCCGCAATGGGGGCAGCTGTAACCGCTTCAGTGGCTGTGTCTGCCCTGCGGGCTGGCATGGGCAGCACTGCGAGAAGTCAG ACCGCTTCCCCCAGATCATCAAACTGGCCTCGGAGCTGGAGTTCAACCTGGGCTCGGAGCCCATCATCAGCTGCGTGGCCACCGGCAACCCGCTGCCTGCGAGCGACGGTGTGGAGCTGCGCAAGGCTGACGGCACCATGCTCAAG CTGGTCAAAGCCATCATCGAGCCGGGGCAGATCACCTGCGAGTTCCAGGTGAGGCACCTGATGAAGGACGACGCGGGGCTCTGGGAGTGCAGAGTCTCTACCACCGGGGGCCAGGACAGCCGGAAAGTCAAGGTCAACATCCGAG TGCCCCCAGcgcccctgagccccccccggcTGCTGGCCAAGCAGAGCCGCCAGCTCGTGGTGTCACCTGTGGACTGCTTCTCCGGTGATGGACCCATTGTCTCCGTCAAGCTGCTCTACAAGCCCAAGGATGACACCTCGGTGTGGTCCTCTATTGTGG TTGACAACAGCGAGAACATCACCCTGATGAACCTCCGGCCGGTGACCGCCTATGTTGTCAAGGTGCAGCTGAGCCGGCCTGGGGATGGCGGGGAGGGCAGCAAAGGACCCGAGGCTGTCATGGTGACCGAGTGCCTAG AGCCCACAGTCAAGCCTGTGATTGAAGGCTGGTCCATCGAGGAGAAAAACACACTTCACGTCAACTGGAAACTGCCAAGTAACCACGAGCCAGCACACGGGTTCATCGTCCATCTCTTCGACTCTGCGAGGCGGCTGGTCTGGGAGAAAAACATCACGTCCATCTCCGTGCTCTCTGCCCGCATCACGGACCTGGAGTTCAACAAGGAGTAcgggctggaggtgctgctgtaCCACTGCACCAGCCTGGGGCCCCCCTCTGACCTCTACAAGGTCATGATCAACAGCAAAG gaCCCTCCTCCCCACGGGCACTGTCAGCAGAGTCTGTGTCCGACACGGCCGTCAGGCTGTCCTGGCAGGTCCCCGAGTACCCCAACGGGGGCATCACCAAGTACAttgtggagctgcagcaggtgggGGGCACCAGCGAGCCCCAGTGGATTGACACCGACAACGGCGCTGAGACCACCAAGATCGTCGGGGGCCTCAACGCCAGCACCACCTACCAGTTTCGTGTCCGGGCCAACTCCCACGTCCCAGGGGAGTGGAGCCAGCCTGTGAAAGCCAAGACCCTGGGGGATG GAGCACTGAGCGTGCCgcccagcctgggcagccaGAGCACCGAGCAGTCGGGAATAGACCAGCAGCTGCTCTTGGCCATCGTCGGCTCCGTGTCCGTCAcctgcctcaccatcctctttGCCCTCCTGGCGCTCTTCCTCATCAAGAAGAACTTTTTCCATCGGCGCCGCACCTTCACGTACCAGTCTGGCTCGGTGAGTGCCGCCTGCCCCGCCAGGACggtgtccccagctccccacgTCCCAGCCCGATCCAGGTCACGCTCCGTAGCCTCCAGTCCGGACGCAGCCAGGCCTCACCTCCACGTGGAGAGG GGCGAAGAGACCATCCTGCAGTTCAACTCGGGGACCCTGACCCTGACGCGCCGCCCCAAGCCGCAGCCCGAGCCCCTCAGCTACCCCATCCTGGAGTGGGAGGACATCAAGTTCGAGGACATGATCGGGGAGGGGAACTTCGGGCAGGTCATCAGGGCCATGATCAAGAAGGATGGCCTGAAGATGAACGCAGCCATCAAGATGCTGAAGG AGTTTGCCTCAGAGAACGACCACCGGGACTTTGCCggggagctggaggtgctgTGCAAGCTGGGCCATCACCCCAACATCATCAACTTGCTGGGGGCCTGCGAGAACAAGG GCTACCTGTACATTGCCATCGAGTATGCCCCCTACGGAAACCTCCTCGACTTCCTCCGCAAAAGCCGAGTCCTGGAGACCGACCCGGCCTTTGCCAAGGAGCACGGCACCGCGTCCACCCTcacctcccagcagctcctccagttTGCTTCAGACGTGGCCAAGGGGATGCAGTACCTGAGTGAGAAGCAG TTCATCCACAGGGACCTGGCAGCCAGGAATATCCTGGTGGGGGAAAACCTGGCCTCCAAGATCGCCGACTTTGGCCTCTCCAGAGGGGAGGAGGTCTACGTGAAGAAGACGATG GGCCGCCTGCCGGTTCGCTGGATGGCCATCGAGTCCCTGAACTACAGCGTGTACACCACCAAGAGCGACGT